Proteins encoded within one genomic window of Primulina huaijiensis isolate GDHJ02 unplaced genomic scaffold, ASM1229523v2 scaffold17263, whole genome shotgun sequence:
- the LOC140965966 gene encoding protein FAR1-RELATED SEQUENCE 5-like yields the protein MDQYSGDEQSYIPQVGDDQKPQIGMRFDSLEDAFSFYNQYARKSGFSARMSNSKKSKKTNEIIWKKFVCFKEGHTDDIRWSKQTKIDQPRKERARGETRTGCLSKISVVKEQTGPGWVVSTFIESHNHPLSTPSKVHLLRSHRGISASKKMLSQQFAEANVPTCQQMRLFEIESGEPEQ from the coding sequence ATGGATCAATATAGTGGAGATGAACAATCGTACATCCCCCAAGTCGGTGATGATCAGAAACCCCAGATTGGTATGAGATTCGATTCGTTAGAGGATGCATTCTCATTCTACAACCAATATGCCCGAAAATCCGGTTTTAGCGCGAGAATGAGTAATAGCAAGAAAAGTAAGAAAACGAACGAAATTATATGGAAGAAATTTGTATGCTTTAAAGAAGGGCATACAGATGATATTCGATGGAGCAAACAGACAAAAATTGATCAACCAAGAAAAGAAAGAGCCCGTGGTGAGACTAGAACCGGATGTTTGTCCAAGATTTCAGTTGTGAAGGAACAAACAGGTCCAGGTTGGGTTGTCAGTACCTTCATTGAAAGTCATAATCATCCATTATCGACTCCGTCGAAGGTGCATTTGTTACGCTCGCATCGTGGTATTTCTGCATCAAAAAAAATGTTGAGTCAACAATTTGCAGAAGCCAATGTGCCAACTTGTCAACAAATGAGATTATTTGAGATAGAGTCTGGAGAGCCTGAACAG